One stretch of Candidatus Nitrosotenuis cloacae DNA includes these proteins:
- a CDS encoding tRNA pseudouridine(54/55) synthase Pus10, translating to MTQDKFTPVVSLSKKILSEHDLCDHCLGRLFAKRLGLASNKLLGQKIRKKIKSKNKKCYVCKNVFDTLYFYLDKMKEASSVYDFKTFLIGAKLKPSVLDRDDHLRSQFKLKGIDGIKTSITRELAKQFSRKTKRNHNVADPDLTITVDFKTESCEAHSKSLYVAGRYVKPVRDIPQKQKPCQNCLGKGCVTCQRHGMTEFDSVEGMISRYFFDKFGATQAKITWIGGEDTTSAVLGKGRPFFAKLLNPKKRRPKIPDKIQSDKITILGLKQISKIPQGPIPFVSKVRLYITTENPIIPENLVKLDELSNNTVAIYEKSGKRSEKNIHSIKYGVESQNSFYLFMKLDGGVPLKHFVAGEDIFPNVSDLISNKSKLERFDFDEVNIH from the coding sequence GTGACCCAAGACAAATTCACCCCAGTGGTGTCATTATCAAAAAAGATCCTCTCAGAACATGATCTATGTGATCATTGTCTTGGGAGATTATTTGCAAAAAGGCTAGGCCTTGCATCAAACAAATTGTTGGGCCAAAAAATCCGCAAAAAGATCAAATCAAAAAACAAAAAATGCTATGTGTGCAAGAATGTGTTCGATACACTTTATTTCTATTTGGACAAGATGAAAGAGGCATCATCCGTTTATGATTTCAAAACGTTTCTGATTGGTGCCAAGCTAAAGCCATCAGTTCTGGACAGGGACGATCATCTAAGATCACAATTCAAGCTCAAAGGAATCGATGGCATAAAAACAAGTATCACTCGCGAGCTGGCAAAACAGTTTTCCCGCAAGACCAAGCGTAATCACAATGTGGCCGATCCAGACCTTACCATAACTGTTGATTTCAAGACCGAATCATGCGAGGCTCACTCCAAATCGCTCTATGTTGCCGGCAGGTATGTCAAGCCGGTCCGAGACATTCCTCAAAAGCAAAAGCCGTGCCAGAATTGCCTTGGAAAAGGCTGTGTCACGTGCCAAAGACACGGCATGACGGAATTTGATAGTGTAGAGGGTATGATCTCCAGGTATTTCTTTGATAAATTTGGCGCCACCCAGGCAAAGATAACCTGGATTGGTGGTGAGGACACTACCAGCGCTGTATTGGGAAAAGGTAGGCCGTTTTTTGCCAAGCTGTTAAACCCAAAGAAAAGAAGGCCCAAAATCCCAGACAAGATACAGTCAGACAAAATCACAATACTAGGCCTAAAGCAAATATCAAAGATTCCGCAGGGACCAATTCCATTTGTATCAAAGGTAAGACTCTACATTACAACAGAGAATCCCATAATCCCAGAGAACCTTGTCAAGCTGGACGAACTAAGCAACAACACTGTGGCAATCTATGAAAAGTCCGGCAAACGATCGGAAAAAAATATTCACTCTATCAAGTATGGCGTGGAATCGCAAAACTCGTTTTACCTTTTCATGAAACTGGATGGTGGAGTTCCACTAAAGCACTTTGTTGCAGGCGAAGATATTTTCCCAAATGTCTCTGATCTAATATCAAACAAATCAAAGCTGGAAAGATTTGATTTTGATGAAGTAAACATACACTAA
- a CDS encoding signal recognition particle receptor subunit alpha: MLDNLKTGLRAAIKKIVSSSGIDEELIKQLANDVLKSLLSADVKIDLAIRIAENLKKRSLEETPPPGLSRKDHIIKILYDELAGLLGKENDFAFKPGKLNKVLLLGIQGSGKTTITGKLAKFLTKQGYKVGVIGADTYRPGALVQLKTNCEKSGVEVYGEENNKDAPGIVKNGLKHFANHALDIMLIDTAGRHKEEKDLLDEMKEIGKVTDPDLALLVIDGTIGQQCYHQAESFHKTVPVGGIIITKLDSSAKGGGALAASAATGAKVMYIGTGERVDDLELFSPTRFVGRLLGMGDIQAVLDLAKRLENEADDVRLKRISSGKMNMDDFYFQLEEVSKVGSLKGFLDNMPGLSGMVKEDQVEQMETRVQRWRYIIQSMSKTEKADPDLLNASRIKRIARGSGWPEHEVKELLKNYKNSKGMMKAAKGRQMQGFLRKMGMG, from the coding sequence ATGCTGGATAATCTCAAGACTGGACTGCGCGCAGCAATCAAAAAAATTGTCAGCTCATCCGGAATAGACGAAGAACTAATCAAGCAGCTGGCAAACGATGTTCTAAAATCATTACTAAGTGCTGATGTCAAAATTGATCTTGCAATACGAATTGCTGAAAATCTCAAGAAACGCTCACTGGAAGAGACCCCACCACCAGGACTGTCCAGAAAAGATCACATTATTAAAATTCTATATGATGAATTGGCAGGATTGCTGGGCAAGGAAAATGACTTTGCATTCAAGCCTGGCAAGCTAAACAAGGTATTATTGCTTGGAATCCAAGGAAGCGGAAAAACAACTATTACTGGCAAGCTCGCCAAGTTTCTAACAAAACAAGGTTACAAGGTTGGAGTGATTGGCGCAGACACCTACAGGCCTGGGGCACTAGTTCAGCTAAAGACAAACTGTGAGAAATCTGGCGTCGAAGTGTATGGAGAGGAAAACAACAAGGACGCACCAGGAATTGTCAAAAACGGACTGAAACACTTTGCAAACCATGCCCTGGATATCATGCTAATTGATACTGCCGGTCGACACAAGGAAGAAAAAGACCTGCTAGACGAAATGAAAGAAATCGGCAAAGTAACCGATCCAGATCTTGCCTTGCTGGTAATAGATGGTACAATAGGCCAGCAATGCTACCACCAAGCGGAATCATTTCACAAGACTGTACCTGTAGGCGGAATCATAATCACAAAACTGGATTCATCTGCCAAAGGAGGCGGTGCGCTTGCAGCATCGGCGGCAACTGGCGCCAAGGTAATGTACATTGGAACCGGCGAGCGGGTCGATGATTTGGAATTGTTCTCGCCGACAAGATTTGTCGGAAGGCTACTTGGAATGGGAGACATTCAGGCAGTGCTTGATCTGGCAAAGCGGCTGGAAAACGAAGCAGATGATGTGCGACTAAAGAGAATCTCTAGCGGCAAGATGAATATGGATGATTTCTATTTCCAGCTAGAAGAAGTATCAAAGGTAGGATCCCTCAAGGGATTCTTGGACAACATGCCGGGACTCTCCGGAATGGTAAAGGAGGACCAAGTAGAGCAGATGGAGACTCGAGTCCAGAGGTGGCGCTACATCATACAAAGCATGTCAAAGACAGAAAAGGCAGACCCTGACTTGTTAAACGCATCTAGAATCAAAAGAATTGCGCGCGGTTCTGGCTGGCCGGAGCACGAGGTAAAGGAGCTGCTCAAAAATTACAAAAACTCCAAGGGCATGATGAAGGCAGCAAAGGGAAGACAGATGCAGGGCTTCTTGCGTAAAATGGGTATGGGTTAG
- a CDS encoding diphthine--ammonia ligase, whose amino-acid sequence MNVAALFSGGKDSTFAIYAAQKMGHTISCLITILASSEESHLLHHPNISQTTLQAKAMNIPQIMIQSESDNTTQELQLIKEGLVQAKQTHRIDGVVHGGILSEFQKTRFEGVAKELGLEIITPIWKKDQKQYMVELLDHNFEFIITAVSADGLDESWLGKKITRQDLTDLMEKSEKHRFNLSFEGGEAETFVVDCPLFSGMIEITDTKKIWDGYRGRFEILAAKMKNNAG is encoded by the coding sequence CAATTTATGCTGCGCAAAAAATGGGACACACAATAAGTTGCCTGATTACAATCCTTGCTAGTTCCGAGGAAAGCCATCTTTTGCACCACCCAAACATATCCCAAACAACACTTCAGGCAAAGGCCATGAACATTCCACAAATCATGATACAATCAGAGTCTGATAATACCACACAGGAACTGCAACTAATCAAAGAAGGACTGGTGCAGGCAAAACAGACTCACCGCATAGATGGTGTGGTACATGGCGGAATTCTAAGCGAATTTCAAAAAACACGATTTGAGGGCGTGGCAAAAGAGCTAGGACTGGAAATCATCACACCTATTTGGAAAAAAGATCAAAAACAATACATGGTGGAATTACTCGATCATAACTTTGAGTTTATCATAACTGCCGTCTCTGCTGATGGATTGGATGAATCATGGCTTGGCAAAAAAATAACAAGACAGGATCTTACTGATTTGATGGAAAAATCGGAAAAACACAGATTCAATTTGAGTTTTGAAGGTGGTGAGGCAGAAACATTTGTGGTGGACTGTCCTCTCTTTTCTGGTATGATAGAAATCACTGACACCAAGAAAATCTGGGATGGCTACCGAGGAAGATTTGAAATACTGGCTGCAAAGATGAAAAACAATGCTGGATAA